The DNA segment gtgtgtgcaggtaCTGCAAGTGCGAGATGCCGTATAACCCGGATGATCTAATGGTGCAGTGCGAGGGATGCAAGGACTGGTAAATCACTTGGGGACATCCTTACCTTTCATACTGCATCTGGCTGACCGAAGGGTATTTCATGCCCGTCATTTTTAGGAGGAAGTATCATAGACTCAGTTCACAGATGAGCTAACTTTCATTTAAATGTTGTCGTCGTGTTGCTTTCTGTCCATATATCTAATTCCTTAAATATTGCATAATGAGAAGTTTATCTTGTCCCCAGTTTCTTCCATTTTACGTGTCATAATTGAGCTTTTTTCTGCAATATATCTAATTCCTTATTTTGcataaaattttatctttctTCTTGGTGGACCAAGTATAGGTCTTTGGGGACCATTAAAGATAAGAGCAGGGTGCATGACCATCTGAGGTTTCTTTAGAACTTGATGCTCTGTGCCTAATTATTCTCTGCCTTTCTCAAACATAGAGTATAAAGTGTCAGTTACATGGTCTTCTGCGGATGAGATATATGACTCAAAGAACACTTTAGAGCTCATATTGCTGATGGAACGTGCTAGTTTCTTTAGTGATTGTAGCCGCTTTTACATTATTGTCTTGAGCTCTGTTTTGGcaattggcaatttggcatgtATATTGTTCTTTTGCTTGGATTTTTGAAGTATTGGCTTGGGCTCTGTTTCCGTATGGGATACATTGGGGGTGAAGGTGCCGTTCGTGTTCTACAATATTTGTATATTTTGTCTAAGAAGAGTTTAGAAACTGACATGAGTACATGACTAAGAACTTTTCACAATTCGTGCCCTTCCCTAATCCCCAATAAATGAGTGACGCCTGTTGGTAATGAAACTGTCATCTCGTCCATACATCAGTGGCAAGTATCTAACCTACCTAGGATGATGTCAACGAATGCATACATGGTGTATGAAGTTGTAGGCATTTAATACTACATGAATGCACAAAGTAAACATCATTACAATCATTGATCAATTTACATACTTATTGATGTTTCACTTATATCTGTCCTGATATTATGATagttatctttctcttttcctaCTTCTGAAAGCAAACCTATTTGAAACGGATGAATGGGTGATTCCTGTGTTGCCCTTCAGAGTGTTTGCTGCAACTAACATGCTGCGTTCTGTCGTATTTCACTGCTCACCAGGTTGTCTGCTGAGCATTTTTTTTGCGTGTACTTCATTGTTAGATCAGTCAACTGTTACTTTTCTTTAAATACAAAATGTTTGGCAACATAAATGCTCTATTTCGCATGCCTATGTGTTGTCATGCACTCATGCTACACAGTTTCCAATTTGCTGCACCAtttctccaattttttttcttgtttattaTTGAATATTCAACTTTTAACTTGTGCAGGTTCCATCCATCTTGTATGGGAATGACCATTGAGCAGGCCAAAAAATTAGATCATTTCCTGTGCGCAGATTGTGTCAAAGAAAATGGCACGAAGAGACCTTCAAATTCATATCCAGCATCATCAAATTCTGATTCTAAGGTTGGTTACTTAACCTCTATCTCTTGACTGACTGTCTACCGATGTTCTGTTTGAAGATAACTTATCTTTAATTCTTTAAAACTTTAAGCGCAGTAGAAATTTGATTTCATTGTAAttacacttaaaaaaaaactagtgtcTTGTTTTTGCTTCTCAATTACACAGGTCATTATTTGATGTTGACAGAGAAATACtcgaacttttttttcaaactttgcTGTTATGAACTCCCTGAACCGATGCATGCATATGTGGGGTCTTATGTTCTTGCATGTCTTATCCTTGTCAAAACTAATCCACAGTATTGACATCAATTTATCGTTTTCTTCATTATGATTTTTCTTGCACCTTATTTCCCACACTAGTAAGTTGTTGAGCATTATGTTTTCAATTTCCTATGGACATTTGTATTAGGAAGAAAGGCTATACACATTGCCTTTGCACAACATCAATGATGTTCTTTATTAGCATCGTACTACGCTGTTAttgataataaattaatttatggtTTGGAAAAGCAAGTGTACACTCTACCATTCGTGTTTCCAAGCTTCTCTTTGAAAATATCAGTAAAAACCTTGCAAATGAATCATATGGAAACAGCAGCTAGTTTTGTAACCTGCAAGATACATTTTTTCCACCCATCAGCATTTTCGATGGGCATTTCACTCAGAGTAATTTCAATATATAAAATTTCTCTCACCTACCAACTGCAGGTTGAGCCAAAAAAGCGGAAGAGGTAATTGCTGTGACACGAGCCATCCGTGGTGAGGAGATGCACTGTTTATGGCGTCAGCTCTTCATTGCTGGTGCAAAGTCAAAACGTGGAGGGTGTACAGTGCAGATGAAGAGCTAGGCTAGGTCCAAGATCGCGTTAACTTATCATTTGCCCGAATTTGGGAACGTTTCCATCAGTCTAGGCAAAAGAACGAACTTCATTGATGCTGTTGGCTCGTTCAGTTGTAGCCAGTGTGGACTGGATGAGTGTCAGCGTGTTTTAGCTTTTTGCCTGGTACAGGAAAACGTTCCCAGCGTGGATGATGTTGATGATAGCTTAACTGTAGTTTCATAATTTGGGTGTCCCTGAGTTCTGTGACCTGTTTATTGATAAGTGAATGCCGCATGATGATGCTGTTGCTGCAAAATTGCAATCTTTTTAGTCGATGGCTCAATGCCGAGTCTACATGCTGAAATTCACATTGTTTACTGGGAAGAAGTGGACTACGCacaactaagggtgtgtttgaggagaaggggattgaggagatggggaagatacgtaaaacgaggtgagccattaactcataattaattgagtattaactattttaaatttcaaaaatggattaatatgattttttaaagcaacttttctatagaaaaattttgcaaaaaacgcaccgtttaatagtttgaaaagcgtgcgcgcgaaaaacgagacaCAATCTCCCCGATCTCCCCCGAACGAACGATGCCTAAGTCGTAAGAGAAATGTTTAATTGGGAGGCAATTCAagaacatacatatatatatggttatCTTTGAGACATCGTAGTGTACATTGGAGGGGCCTTAAATGTCCCCCAAAAAAACATTTCTACAGCTATCATTGCCATCTGTGCGGTAGAAGCAAAGCTTTACTAGCATCAATGTGGACCGCTGGGCGACTGTAAAAACAGTAGCCTGTGCAAGCCACAATTACAATCAGCAACCGTTAAGAGCAATTTGTACAGCATATggcaaataacaaaaataatcagAAAGAATGGCGACATATATAAAAGAACATATACTAAACTAATAAACAAACCaagattttacaattacatCACAGGCTATGGTACAAAGCTATCAAGCAGATATGCTGGCGTAAAACCCCAACCAATCAAgcctctaaaaataaaaaatcaaacagcAGAGATAACGACCAGCTGCCTTAGTCGTCGCCTGCCGTGGATATGGCAAGCGTTCTTCTGGAGATTTCCATGTGGAGTTGCTTTACGAGGTTGATCCAGGCACCAACGCTTTGCCCGTCTATTGTCACCCAGTCAACGACTGTTGCTGCTGGTTGTTCATACCATTCGTCAACCTGCAAGTAAGGGCAATATTGAAGTAAATGCTATGGTACTACTTCATACATATTTGAGCTGACATGACACATGATCATTTGCACATATGGGTGGTTCGTTGCAGTAAGAGGTTCTAACACAACGGAAAGTATGGACAATTGAACTGAAATGAGTTCCCTCAAGAAAGATGCGTGGAATAGAGTATTCCTCTCCTACACACAAAAAGCAGGTGTTGAAGGGGAACATCCCTCTCCAGGACTGGACTGGGAGTCCTTGCTAGGCCATAATCATTGCTCATTCAATCGCAACACAACTGCATTGCTATTATCTCATTGAAGTCTGGCCCTCGGATTGTGTTCTTACAGGAATTGAAATGAAGAGATAAAGTTGTAAATACAAGGTAGCATATACTTACCAAACCCCTAACACGTCGGCAATCCTCAAAACACCTTTGAGCCTCTTGAACTGCGTTTCTCAGTTCTGGCAACCACCTTTCTGATACCATCTTTTCTTGTTCACCAGCTAATTTAAGACAGTAGTTGGCCACCCTATATAAAGGAAACATCAGTAGCCATTCTTGAAACGTAGTAAGCTGGAATATAGATTCATTCCACCAAATATAAGATATTCAAGACCAATAAAAAAACACAGGACTACTTGTGATAAACAAGGGCATCCCAAATTGCAATTCCTGGATTGTTTTAGATAGACATCAGCTGCACAATAATTTTATTTCACTGCGTATCAGCATACTAAATAACATTTTGTGGACTTGTCatcaattcaaaattaagagCAAGTCTTCAGTTCATGAATCCCAATGGTACACTGCTCAATTGGTAAATGTTACAGCTGCCACATGCATTACACAGTGAACAAAATGCATTTGAAACGCATGTTAGAATTCTTTTCAATAACAAAACCCCTACTTCCAAGAGAAAATATGTACTGATAAAAAATACCCGAAATGAAATACTATTTTCTGAGGAACAAAATTGCAGGAACCGAACAAGTCGACAGAGGATGGAAGGGAATACAAACAAACATTGGCACCAGTCCTACAAACTATACCGACAATCACTGATACACAAGACATCTCCTTTATGTTACAGTTCTAGCTGGATTCAGTAAATATCTATTGTGAAGAAAGACAAAGATTAAGTAAAATTTCAGCGTACCTTTCATATTCCTGTTGAGCACGATGTGCTCGGTTCAGCAAAACACGATCATTCTCAACCAGATTTCTCCGCGTGTGCACCAAATTAATAGCCTTTGATAAATCCTCTAGTATACTAGCTTCAGAACCACAAGGTTTTAGGCAGAACTCCAGTGAATTTAGAACTGATGCCAAGCCAGAATCAGTGCCTTCTGTACCTGGTGAAACTGTTAACAAAGACACCGTTAACATGTGAGTATACTCTATACAATCAAATAGAGAAATGTGAAAGCAGTTCCACAAATGAAAAACAATAGATGTTAGTAGATGTTAttagtggatgcactcaacaaCAAATAATAATACCTACTTGGCTCAAGGCTTCATACCCAAGCCAAGAGCTAGAGACCACCATCTCCACCAAGTGGAACACATTTTGGCTTAACATGTTATATAATATCATAATCACACTTTTTTTCTTGAACTAACAACAATAACAACAGCAGTGAACTTGCCAGAATTGTACTGAAGAGCAGTAGAGATGCGGCATATGGATGGCACAGCAGATGGATCTCTGGCTCCAGCTCGTGCAGTTAACAAAGCAGCATGTTTCTCTGCAGCTGCAACTGCTTCTGATCCTGTAGCACCATTGGAGCCCAAAGCCTCCAAAAGAGCCTGTGAAAAAGAAACCACAGCAGTGACATAAGAGATTGAAGGAGTCAGCAGATCAGAAACACATGATGGCTCTTATAGCCTTCATTCTGCTAGCCTGCTCGCTAAGACAGTTAACACTGTAATGTTACCAACCTGAGGAGTTGCTGGCAACCTGCATAAGCTGTTATCCAAGCTCTGACCAAACGCAGACAATTCTCGCTCGATGAGATCCCTTGAGTTAGTTGACATGTCTACCACAGCATTACAAGCAGGGATGATTGTTCTTGACGCATATCCTCTTGCAGATAATGGCTGTTGCTCCCAAAATGTTGATGCCTCCTATATATAGCAGGTTTGGCAACATCTTTCAAGAAGTGATCATGCCCATTGTATTCAATTATTGAGACATATATCAAGAGTAAGAAGAGTGTAAGACCCAAATCCATGAATCCCCACCTAAGATATTTCTAATAGCTCCTAGTTTCCTATGGTGCTACCTTCATAAAGCTGCCAAGCCACTATAATGAACATAATTATGACTTGAGCTCACTACGCTGCTGTATTAGATGGAAAGTTACTAAAATGGCAACCAGTAACCATGCTGGAAAGAATGTTGATAAGTAACTGCTTCTATTTCTATATTCATGTCTATATCTAAaactttctttaaaaaattgaaTAGCGAACTAAGTAAAGAGCTAGTAAGGAAAAGTACAAAGGCTCCAGACTAACCATATTGGCCCGCAGAAGAGCATTGTAAATGCACTCAAGTTCTGATCTACGAGCATCAAATTCTTCTATTTTCTTCCACTTTTTCTTCAAGGAATCTTCCGCTTCTTTCCACTCAGCACATAACTTGTACAGACGCTGTACCTCAGAAGTCAGTGTATTCAAGCTTGCCTTTAACCCAGCAACTTCTCTTTCCTTCGCCCAAACATCGAGCTAAAATAATGCAGCAAACAGACAACAGAGCTATCAGGAAAAGATGAGACCTTTGTGCGTGTGTGTGATATTGAAATTGAAAAGATAATGCACAATTACATAGCTTACAAGCAGCAAGCAAATGCAGCTTCCACAACAGAAATTTTGCTACAGTTTATACAAACAATACAAGCTAATAGATTCGGGTACTGTTAGTATCATAGAATGCACAAACACATTATAAGCACCATGAGAATTTCATAGTCATATTTAGCTTAATCATGAACTCAAAACGTAAACATGTTTCATAAGCCATGACAATGTTATAGAGATTATGCTTATCTGATATTCTTGATAATACGAAACTGGAGTACCAAATTGAAGATCTTGGAAACTTGTGTGCATATtaccattttttccttttttttagagaataAATGTTATGACTGCTGCTTTCTCACTGTAAGTATTAATATTAATTTGGAAGGAAGCATCTTAAATTAAATTCATTACACCACAGTGGAATCTTGAATAAGTACCTCCAAGTGTCTGCTGTTAGTCATGTTCTGTGAGGTGTTCCCAGTAGGCATCTTTTTACTTCCTGCCGCATCACTAGTGCCATGAAGGCGTTGCAAGAGCTTCTGGCTTTTAGCTTTAGCTTCAGCAGCTTTATTTAAAGCATCTTCTGTGGCCAAGAATTGCTGAACATGTTCTTTCTGCAAGGTAAATAAATGTTATGTGGAAGTTAACTTCAGTGACATGTACTTCATTTGAGGTGGTAGGCATAAGGCATTAACACAGAATTTTACTAGCCTGTGGAGAAAGAAGAGCTTGATGAAATCAtgcagcttcttttttttttatcaagaggaaagaaaaaacaatcaaGTACAGGTGTGAAATgtctagaaaaataaataaataaacaacccTAGATAACAACCTAAAACATAGTTTGACATTTTCGAATTCTGAGTGCATATAGATGAAGTAATGTTTTCTGAAGTTTATCGATGAAGTATTGTAATCCTAAAACATAAAATGCAAAGTACATATATTACAATTCTTGAAAGGAAGTGAAAAACAAGAAGAGAAGCACAAATCCAATAGTAACGATAGCAAGGATATTGTTTTCCTGCAAAGGTTGTGATAAACAACAATAGGAGCAATAAAGTGCATCTTAAGGGAGAACCTGTCTTTCCAGTAGCTGGTCATATGTTCCGCGGGTTGACAGCTCTGATCCAGTCTTTCCATTGCCATATACTTGATATGGCAAGGGTGAGCTTGCATCAGTTGAAGCAGCATCAATGACCTGCtcattttcatatttatacctagaaaaaaattgtataactgGTTAACAACAACACAAAGATAATTAAGAAACTTAAATTTGAGTCCATTTGGTGAAGTAGATCAGAACACATTTTGACTAGAAAATGAACAAAGCATTTCTCATTAGAAAtgtaatatagcaatatttccATTGCAGCAAACACctactaatttttttacaaatctaAAGCAAGTCCTGAACAAAAACTAAATTCACTATAATGTACTTGTGTATGCAAAATTCCAATCATAGGATTACATTCAATAGAATGCAGCTAGTACATGCGAGAATGATCCAGAAGTTACTAAAGAATATTTTACACGTAACCATCATCATGATGGTGGAaagtcaaattatttttcatgtgtATTCATGAAACAGAATGCAACAACTGAAAATAGATATAGAATGGTAGTACCTCAAAAGTTCTGCATCAGCACGTATGTCAATCTTGTCTGTTTCTTTATGTATGAGTATTTTCATGCGTGATGTGTATGTAATGATTGATTGCAGCAGTAATGAAGGATTTTTTAGGGAATCCAATGCCACAGCTTTAACATCCTGTGGTATTTCACCATCCAGATCAATGCCCAACTTTGCTGCATCTAACTGGGAACTTGAATTGATGCCACTTCCTTCAAATGCTGGGAAAGAGCTTCGAATCATTTCGATCATATCTCCAGCAAGAGTTTCACATGCCTTCCGAATACTCCTTTCACGTGAGGTCTCTACAAGATCATCTGACAACCTGTTGCTTTTGACAGTCGAGTAGAGTTCTTCTCTCTCGCTCTGCAACTGCATATCCTCAACAGCATCTGCAGGTCCACCCGCACCTATACTTGACCTTCGCACATCCCTTGCTTGATTAACAAATTGATGTAGTCGTCGTTGGTATTCAGCAAATATCTTGCATGCTTCATCGCATTGCTGTTCGTATGCCTCAAGCATAACTTGTTTGTGCCTAAATCCAAAAAGGAAATGAGACACAGGTTCTTGCTGTTATATTCTTAGTCAGATCAAATATGTCTATGTGTTATGGTTAATTGGTTattgaataaaaaaaagttgaacatTCATAGGTAAAATCACAGTAGTGAAGCACAAAGCAATTAACTAATTTTACATGAGAACAAAGAATAGCTGTGACATTATAGATTTCTAGTTAGGTAGAGTAGTAGATGCACTGCTGCAAGCAAATAGGACACATCTAACAAGAAGATATAAAAAAGTATGCACTCATGCTAGTAGATGAATTGAATTTCTAACTATGTTCAATAACAGGTCTACAAGGTCACACACATGGAATTGGTGATTCTACCTGTTTCCATGCAGATGTGTAATTACCAGTTCGACTACAAAATCAGGATGTTTATGTCGATGCAAACACTTGGCTAATCCTCAATTATCATGCACTCTTATCAGTATCAATGAACATAAACAGTCAGATAGTATTTCATCGCAAATTATTGGATTTTCAGTATCACTAGATTCCGCAATAAGCAAAGCAAAAGACCGAAATTCCCACCATGGAGAGCTAatcccccccccaccccccctccccctctttgCACGAGTCAATTGCACTGCCATTTCGCGTACCTGGCATTGGAGCGCTCCCCGAGGACGCGCTTCCGCTCGGCCTCCTCGCGCGCGACCTCCGCGATGCGGGCGCGCAGCTCCTTCCGCTGCCTCCGCACGACCCCCCGGAGCCGCTCGGCCTCCTCCGTGGCGAGGTCCCGCTCCCTCGCCTCGGCCTCCctggccgccgcgtcgcccccggCCCCGGCCCCCGCCCCGGCCCCGCCCTCccgcgcccgcctcgccgcgacGCCGTGGACGAGGATGTTCTTGCGGGCGGTGGAGACGGTGCGCTCGGAGcggacgcggcggaggaggaaggacCAGACGGGGAGCATGTTGCCCCGGCAGATCTTGCGGAGCTGGtccggcgcgggcggggcggacGGGTAGCCCATCTCGTCCTGCAGCCACTCGATGATGGCCTCCGGGGACACGCCGCCggggccgctgccgccggagacggaggaggcgggcatcgccggcggcgggaaaCCCTaggggagggtggtggtgagGTTGGGGGTTGGATCGGCGGTGGGtagtggagggagggagtgggaGTGGtttttgaatttctttttttgtttttcttggttGTTCCGTTTGCGTCtctttggagtttggagtttggacagGACAACGTAAGAGTCACGCCGTCGGGCAGGCCAGCTGTTTGGTACGGGTATTTGCCATTTGGTAATCCTTTTTTTCTCGCTGAACGATCTAGTAAAACGATGTAACTACGGTTACAGATTAATAAAGCGCGTCAAATGgcttctctcaaaaaaaaaatgatagggCGCGGATGCTGATGCAAATCAGATTATTTCGGATATTAAAAATGGCACATACACGATGTGATAACGGATTAAAACTGTGAGGTGTTATGTGCATACGAAATCAACACGGTTCATAGGTACGACTGGTGTGTAGGGATagtgtttttttatggaagtTGGGGAAACTACAGCAGTTGTCAATAGAGTCATGTGGGCTACGACTGATTAACATCACCTCGCTGTCGtcggtttttttccttttcaaaactCATGTATTTATTTACATTACTAAGGTTACGTAATACTAATACATAAGCAATTATAATGCATAGAGCACGCATATGGACTAGGGCACATCCTAGTTTTACAAAGGACTTTGAAAGATTTGAAAATAGAAACAATCGAGTCCTTTTAACTTAGTCAATAAATTCAATAAGCTTGATTCAACATAGCTTAAAATAAAATGAGTTGCACATGATTGAACCACCGTACTGTCCCAAAAGGGATCTCACACAAATGGATTATTAGGCGATGGCATACAACGTGATATTTCAACCACATCATAGAAGACTTTTGCCAAAGCATTAGCCAAAGAAGACGCAACAAAAGTTGTTCCAAAGGTCTAGCCCCAATCCATGACACCAGCGAAGCAAACATAATAAGCACAGCAAGATGCAAATGAACCCGAAAACCGTACCCAAAAGGGGCCTCCATGCATAGGAGGTCAGGGTCAACTTGGGTTGGCTCAACACCATTAGTCGCCTCATGAAGAACTTCCACCGAAGATGAAAAAGGCCTTCATCCTTGGAATGAGCTCACTAGAGATATAGGTGTAGACCGGTGCAACCTATTCTCATGCAGATCTGGAGGCATCCTAACCAGTAGAAAGGACCCGTCGACGTAGTGACTCGCCGGTGGGATCAAATCCCACAGTGAACTCCATGATGGCAGCACCAATGACCAGCTCCAGAACAACAAGAGCAAGATCAACTAGAGTAATTAGACAAACGGGAGAACCCGACTAAAACAACAACTACTAGTAGGATGGTGCCTGACCCCCTCTTTCACCCTTCATTGTTGACGAGTTGCCAGAGAGAAGGATGAAGAGGGGTCGGAATGATGAGAGTGCTACTGTTGGGGAAATTTAGGAGAGACCTTGCATGTTTCCCTCGTGGGTTTACCATCCGGGGACTAAATTGCCCGATGGaagatctacatgttttggcattGAAAACCGTTGTTATCGAGTGATAGAAGCTAAAAGGATGTTGCCTCGCTATATGGCGTCATTGGGAAATACGTTGACATGGGAGTGTGGGACATTGTGTTCCATTTTGTGTTGGGGTGCATCATCGTTTGCCGCTCGGCTTGATGGAGAGCATAGTGTTTTCCTTGGGCGCACGTGTGAGTGGGCGCGCTAACATGAGAAGCTATGTAGAGGTGGGATTGGAGATCATGGGGAGGAGACATGGAGGAAAGatgagagctagctagcttgcaggAGGGCACGCGGAGGTGGATCGACTTCTCCCCAGGCATCGATAGTGACACTCGCAAGAGAGCAAGCCGTCTCGCGTGACGAATCCAACGGCGCTCGAGGCTCTTCTCTAGTGGCAGCAGCGACTCTTGGCACCGGAGGTCATAGGGGATGGTGCCCCTAATGACAGTGGTGGCGGCCATAGAGGGCAACTCATGATTTGTTCCTGGGTACATAGGG comes from the Oryza glaberrima chromosome 9, OglaRS2, whole genome shotgun sequence genome and includes:
- the LOC127784312 gene encoding AUGMIN subunit 5, translating into MPASSVSGGSGPGGVSPEAIIEWLQDEMGYPSAPPAPDQLRKICRGNMLPVWSFLLRRVRSERTVSTARKNILVHGVAARRAREGGAGAGAGAGGDAAAREAEARERDLATEEAERLRGVVRRQRKELRARIAEVAREEAERKRVLGERSNARHKQVMLEAYEQQCDEACKIFAEYQRRLHQFVNQARDVRRSSIGAGGPADAVEDMQLQSEREELYSTVKSNRLSDDLVETSRERSIRKACETLAGDMIEMIRSSFPAFEGSGINSSSQLDAAKLGIDLDGEIPQDVKAVALDSLKNPSLLLQSIITYTSRMKILIHKETDKIDIRADAELLRYKYENEQVIDAASTDASSPLPYQVYGNGKTGSELSTRGTYDQLLERQKEHVQQFLATEDALNKAAEAKAKSQKLLQRLHGTSDAAGSKKMPTGNTSQNMTNSRHLELDVWAKEREVAGLKASLNTLTSEVQRLYKLCAEWKEAEDSLKKKWKKIEEFDARRSELECIYNALLRANMEASTFWEQQPLSARGYASRTIIPACNAVVDMSTNSRDLIERELSAFGQSLDNSLCRLPATPQALLEALGSNGATGSEAVAAAEKHAALLTARAGARDPSAVPSICRISTALQYNSVSPGTEGTDSGLASVLNSLEFCLKPCGSEASILEDLSKAINLVHTRRNLVENDRVLLNRAHRAQQEYERVANYCLKLAGEQEKMVSERWLPELRNAVQEAQRCFEDCRRVRGLVDEWYEQPAATVVDWVTIDGQSVGAWINLVKQLHMEISRRTLAISTAGDD